A single region of the Salvia miltiorrhiza cultivar Shanhuang (shh) chromosome 8, IMPLAD_Smil_shh, whole genome shotgun sequence genome encodes:
- the LOC130999746 gene encoding (+)-neomenthol dehydrogenase: protein MSNKEEANTILVSPICHPLSRWWSKETVAIVTGANKGIGFALVRRLAELGLTVVLTARDGGRGLAVVESLKNEGLHVHFCCLDISDQNSIEKFVSWFQQAFGVVDILINNAAVSFNELDGNSVEQAETVVRTNFYGPKMLTEALLPLFRRQSTAARILNISSRLGLLNKLKNPKFKAMLLDEENLSESQIEGMINLFLEDVKNGTWKSNGWPQIWTDYAVSKLALNSYSNILARRYKGKDLSVNCICPGFTQTSMTGGKGLHTADTVAAIGARLALLPVEELPTGKFFVIGSNNPIYSKL from the exons ATGTCGAATAAAGAGGAAGCAAACACCATTCTTGTTTCTCCTATTTGCCATCCATTATCAAG GTGGTGGTCGAAGGAGACGGTAGCGATAGTCACCGGAGCTAACAAGGGCATCGGGTTTGCCCTAGTTAGGCGGCTGGCGGAGCTAGGGCTCACGGTGGTTCTGACGGCcagagacggcggccgcggcctcgCGGTGGTTGAATCGTTGAAGAATGAAGGCTTGCATGTTCACTTTTGTTGCCTTGATATTTCTGATCAAAATTCCATTGAAAAATTTGTTTCATGGTTTCAACAAGCTTTTGGTGTTGTGGATATATTG atAAACAATGCGGCCGTGTCGTTCAACGAGCTAGATGGGAACTCGGTGGAGCAGGCGGAGACGGTGGTGCGAACTAATTTCTACGGCCCGAAAATGCTGACTGAGGCCCTCTTGCCGCTCTTCCGCCGCCAATCCACGGCGGCGAGGATTCTCAATATCAGCTCAAGACTTGGATTATTAAAT AAGCTCAAGAATCCCAAATTCAAAGCAATGCTTCTCGATGAGGAAAATCTATCAGAATCCCAAATAGAAGGAATGATCAATTTATTTCTTGAAGATGTGAAAAATGGGACATGGAAAAGCAATGGATGGCCTCAAATTTGGACTGATTATGCAGTTTCAAAATTGGCTCTTAATTCATACTCCAATATTTTGGCTAGACGTTACAAAGGGAAAGACCTAAGTGTCAATTGTATCTGCCCGGGCTTCACTCAAACCTCCATGACCGGCGGCAAGGGCTTGCACACCGCCGATACCGTGGCGGCAATCGGCGCCCGCCTCGCCTTGCTCCCGGTGGAGGAGCTGCCCACCGGGAAGTTTTTTGTCATAGGGTCCAATAACCCTATTTATTCGAAGTTGTGA